Proteins from a genomic interval of Gemmatimonadaceae bacterium:
- a CDS encoding thiamine pyrophosphate-dependent dehydrogenase E1 component subunit alpha produces MPRANNSVAKAKSRPTPIAHRPSLLELYYWMRLTRTLEERLVALYRQTKVVGGLFRSLGQEADAVGSAYALERRDILSPLIRNLGSMLVKGATPLEILKQYMAKADSPTRGRELNIHFGDTERGFIGQISPLGDMVPVMAGVTLSFKMRGEDRVGLVYVGDGATSTGAFHEGINFAAVQRCPLVVIVENNGYAYSTPTSKQTAAKQFVDKAIGYGVAGDQADGNDVLAVYQATKRAVDRARRGEGVTLVELMTYRRKGHAEHDNQSYVPPGEIDRWERENDPITRYAARLRDEFEFSNSEIEAVDDRVRREVDDATDAAERSGMPEALDALQGVYADPPAAEPLWFREGVASAVDEHERPEGWGVFKHTPEKEH; encoded by the coding sequence ATGCCCCGCGCCAACAACAGCGTCGCCAAGGCGAAATCCCGACCAACGCCCATCGCCCATCGCCCATCGCTGCTCGAGCTGTACTACTGGATGCGCCTGACGCGCACGCTCGAGGAGCGGCTGGTCGCCCTGTATCGGCAGACGAAAGTCGTCGGCGGACTCTTTCGGTCGCTGGGACAGGAAGCGGACGCGGTCGGCAGTGCGTACGCGCTCGAGCGGCGCGACATTCTGTCGCCGCTCATTCGCAACCTGGGCTCGATGCTCGTGAAGGGCGCCACGCCGCTCGAAATTCTGAAGCAATACATGGCCAAGGCCGATTCGCCGACGCGCGGGCGCGAGCTGAACATCCACTTTGGCGACACCGAGCGCGGATTCATCGGCCAGATCTCGCCGCTCGGCGACATGGTGCCGGTGATGGCCGGCGTGACGCTCAGCTTCAAGATGCGCGGCGAGGATCGCGTCGGGCTCGTGTATGTCGGCGACGGGGCGACGTCGACGGGCGCGTTTCACGAAGGCATCAACTTCGCGGCGGTGCAGCGCTGTCCGCTGGTCGTCATCGTCGAGAACAACGGCTACGCGTATTCCACGCCGACGTCGAAGCAAACGGCGGCGAAGCAATTCGTCGACAAGGCGATCGGCTATGGCGTCGCGGGCGACCAGGCGGACGGCAACGACGTGCTGGCGGTGTACCAGGCGACGAAGCGGGCGGTGGATCGCGCGCGGCGCGGCGAAGGCGTGACGCTGGTCGAGCTCATGACGTATCGCCGCAAGGGCCACGCGGAGCACGACAATCAGTCGTATGTACCGCCGGGTGAGATCGATCGCTGGGAGCGTGAGAACGATCCGATCACGCGCTACGCCGCGCGCCTGCGCGACGAATTCGAGTTCTCTAATAGCGAGATCGAGGCCGTGGACGATCGCGTCCGGCGCGAGGTCGATGACGCGACTGACGCCGCCGAGCGGTCGGGAATGCCCGAAGCGCTCGATGCGCTGCAAGGCGTGTACGCCGATCCGCCGGCCGCAGAGCCGCTCTGGTTTCGTGAAGGCGTGGCGAGCGCGGTGGACGAGCACGAGCGGCCCGAAGGGTGGGGCGTGTTCAAGCACACGCCGGAGAAGGAGCAT